One segment of Drosophila mauritiana strain mau12 chromosome 3R, ASM438214v1, whole genome shotgun sequence DNA contains the following:
- the LOC117142622 gene encoding rho GTPase-activating protein 100F isoform X5 has product MQWKKKFTRLKAATGNSRVRRMLCCGRRKENGRSVPDVTASPGRAPPGPLPANQMPSMGNQQHHGNQQHHGNQQQHHGNQHGNHRGQSGSLSNAAGVKDPVMLQGDFRKVSGISSEIFRQIEAVENDHDPNTAAALEAVERRGEMIVRVLEPRCMGSKQAVDAAHKLMNKADARHTVQLVEIVKRPGQTLGLYIREGNGADRTDGVFISRIALESAVYNSGCLRVGDEILAVNLVDVTHMSLDDVVIIMSIPRRLVLAIRQRRGNRGTGSPGPPTLSRPEQKPPPVVVIKRDLRDEDLDETDRMPRPRSSRDRRTGDGREMTESRSRLGLGLNNYSPQSEQLDMYYNTRGGGGGPMGEPPNWGYKPPPPPSSVITEQPTKAHAFAPSHAYYQNAGTLESLAEKVHAFYPGQPGGPPVGPSRRMSTGTGNVGLAQQHARFPRSGSDQHLPRVEYSDYSNSLGRHSLLRSSLKPGTAGGAPMQVGVGGTLGRYGRYDQQRTGVSKYGPPSGGAQSLTRRSRPNLDYSSDTEATIGPRPSYYYYNRPAIGSMSRGSGGAGGGVGAASTAALLAGAADLNKFNSLPRERPGTRLQGIRSRMGDRLVDENDGNTSAPEFDVRRGRDLRQRITASPSIFTADEYRAWLRRAPSSSAIAEQMRMTRDMFAQPRAQRFSCSAENIHDALRNTESIYSSRNHILGTGTLDRNMGLTRPISALPVRSMSSQHIGGAGSIRSPSIRRMRQLLELSAGPASPSGSILSTGGHQSPAPTPSATLPRPHRQIDINPAEFAKYKLDKPIVDIGGISGMLWIHLLAGRGLRTAPEGAAGAATQGQTRDLYCVIECDRVHKARTVVRSGDLQFDWDESFELDLVGNKQLDVLVYSWDPQHRHKLCYRGAISLSSILRQSPLHQLALKVEPRGTIYIRMRHTDPLALYKRRGLPSLRAGYPTLFGADLETVVNRESKNAPGSAPVPIVLRRCVEEVERRGLDIIGLYRLCGSATKKRLLREAFERNSRAVELTPEHVPDINVITGVLKDYLRELPEPLFTRCLFQMTVDALAVCLPDDPEGNAKLMLSILDCLPRANRATLVFLLDHLSLVVSNSERNKMSAQALATVMGPPLMLHSASAQPGADIDHAQPIAVLKYLLQIWPQPQAQHQQMAQHMGGAAGAMMGGLVTAGSMSNMAGVASDRSARRVNRAAWKQSQCVASGQTATSTAAAGAAHGGGQSSALVHFGNQHTLPRPSSALSHSQQSSVSISSGSVSSIASSLATSGATALSIGGLSGLSNSRPIATATSRHTLPRQ; this is encoded by the exons ATGCAGTGGAAGAAGAAGTTTACTCGATTGAAAGCAGCTACTGGAAATTCGCGTGTGCGAAGAATGCTTTGTTGTGGACGCAGAAAG GAAAATGGAAGATCAGTTCCTGATGTCACCGCAAGCCCGGGCCGGGCCCCACCCGGACCGCTGCCCGCCAACCAGATGCCTTCGATGGGCAACCAGCAACACCATGGAAACCAGCAACATCATGGaaaccagcagcaacatcatgGCAATCAGCACGGAAACCATCGAGGTCAGAGCGGAAGTTTGTCAAACGCCGCCGGGGTCAAGGACCCGGTGATGCTACAGGGCGATTTCCGGAAAGTCAGCGGCATCAGCTCAGAGATCTTTCGGCAGATAGAAGCCGTCGAGAATGACCACGACCCAAACACGGCGGCGGCTTTGGAGGCGGTGGAGCGACGCGGTGAGATGATCGTGCGCGTCCTGGAGCCGCGTTGCATGGGCAGCAAACAGGCGGTGGACGCTGCCCACAAGCTGATGAACAAGGCGGACGCACGGCACACCGTTCAGCTGGTGGAAATAGTCAAGCGGCCGGGTCAGACGCTGGGCTTGTACATCCGCGAGGGAAATGGGGCCGATCGTACTGATGGCGTCTTCATTTCGCGGATTGCACTGGAGTCGGCTGTCTACAACAGCGGCTGCTTGCGG GTGGGCGACGAAATCCTTGCGGTAAATCTGGTGGACGTGACACACATGTCCCTAGACGATGTCGTCATTATTATGTCAATTCCGCGCCGCTTGGTGCTGGCCATACGTCAGCGGCGGGGCAATAGAGGCACAGGATCTCCTGGACCGCCGACGCTATCTAGGCCAGAACAGAAGCCACCACCGGTTGTTGTTATCAAGCGAGATTTGCGGGACGAGGATCTGGACGAGACGGACCGGATGCCGAGGCCGCGCTCATCACGTGACAGACGTACAG GAGATGGTCGCGAAATGACGGAATCTCGTTCTCGGCTAGGTCTGGGTCTTAATAACTACAGCCCGCAGTCCGAGCAGCTGGATATGTACTACAATACCCGCGGCGGAGGTGGTGGACCCATGGGTGAGCCTCCAAACTGGGGCTATAaaccaccaccgccaccgtCTTCGGTGATTACGGAGCAACCCACAAAAGCACATGCTTTTGCGCCATCGCATGCTTACTACCAAAACGCCGGCACTCTTGAAAGCTTGGCGGAGAAGGTACATGCATTCTACCCTGGACAGCCTGGTGGTCCGCCCGTGGGTCCCTCGAGAAGAATGTCCACGGGAACTGGAAACGTTGGCCTCGCTCAACAACATGCCAGATTTCCGCGATCTGGCTCAGATCAGCATTTACCTCGCGTAGAATATTCGGACTATTCCAATTCCCTGGGGCGGCATTCTCTTCTGCGATCAAGTTTAAAACCTGGAACGGCCGGTGGAGCTCCAATGCAGGTTGGAGTGGGAGGCACTCTCGGCCGATACGGCCGCTATGATCAACAGAGAACCGGTGTATCCAAGTACGGCCCTCCATCTGGTGGAGCTCAATCGCTGACTCGTCGTTCCAGACCAAATTTGGACTATTCCAGCGATACAGAAGCCACAATTGGGCCCAGGCCAAGTTACTACTATTATAACAGACCTGCCATCGGCAGTATGTCGAGGGGATCAGGTGGAGCAGGCGGAGGAGTTGGCGCAGCTTCAACGGCTGCCTTGCTGGCTGGAGCTGCTGATCTCAATAAATTTAACTCATTGCCCCGAGAGCGCCCCGGAACGAGACTGCAGGGAATTCGTTCCAGAATGGGAGATCGTTTGGTGGACGAGAATGACGGAAATACTTCGGCACCCGAGTTCGATGTACGGAGAGGAAGGGACTTACGTCAGCGAATTACCGCCAGTCCGTCGATATTTACGGCGGATGAATACCGCGCCTGGCTCAGAAGGGCGCCTAGCAGTTCCGCAATTGCGGAACAAATGCGAATGACGCGGGACATGTTTGCCCAGCCACGGGCACAGCGATTTTCGTGTAGCGCTGAGAACATCCATGATGCACTGAGAAAT aCGGAAAGCATCTACTCCAGTAGAAACCATATTCTTGGAACGGGCACTCTCGATCGGAACATGGGTCTTACCCGACCAATTTCTGCACTACCCGTGCGCTCCATGTCCTCGCAGCACATTGGAGGAGCGGGCTCCATTCGTTCGCCTAGCATACGGCGCATGCGACAGTTACTGGAGCTTTCCGCTGGTCCCGCCAGTCCGAGCGGCAGTATCTTGAGCACCGGTGGTCACCAGAGTCCGGCACCAACGCCAAGTGCGACCTTACCACGCCCACACCGCCAAATCGACATCAACCCGGCGGAGTTTGCCAAGTACAAGCTGGATAAGCCCATCGTCGATATTGGGGGGATCTCCGGCATGTTATGGATTCATTTGCTAGCAGGTCGCGGCCTAAGAACCGCTCCAGAGGGAGCAGCAGGGGCGGCGACTCAGGGCCAAACCAGAGATCTTTACTGCGTAATCGAGTGCGATCGAGTACATAAAGCACGGACTGTGGTGCGATCGGGTGACCTACAGTTTGACTGGGACGAGTCGTTTGAGCTTGACTTGGTGGGCAACAAACAGTTAGATGTACTAGTCTACTCATGGGACCCGCAGCACAGACACAAGCTGTGCTACCGAGGCGCAATCTCGTTATCGTCGATCCTCCGTCAGTCTCCACTTCATCAACTGGCCTTAAAGGTTGAACCAAGAGGTACGATATACATTCGCATGCGGCACACGGATCCACTGGCTCTCTACAAGAGAAGGGGGCTTCCGAGCCTGAGAGCAGGTTACCCTACGCTCTTCGGCGCTGATTTGGAAACGGTGGTGAATCGGGAGTCTAAAAATGCTCCCGGAAGTGCACCCGTTCCCATCGTATTGAGGCGCTGTGTGGAGGAGGTGGAGCGGCGTGGTCTTGATATAATCGGGTTGTACCGACTGTGCGGCTCGGCTACCAAGAAGCGATTGCTACGCGAGGCCTTTGAGCGCAATAGCCGTGCAGTGGAATTGACCCCGGAACATGTTCCTGACATCAACGTCATCACCGGCGTCCTCAAGGATTACCTCAGGGAGCTGCCCGAGCCGCTGTTCACGCGCTGTCTTTTCCAGATGACGGTGGATGCCTTAG CTGTCTGCCTGCCAGATGACCCGGAGGGCAATGCGAAACTGATGCTTAGCATTCTCGACTGCCTGCCGCGGGCGAACAGG GCCACCCTGGTATTCCTTCTTGATCACCTCTCGCTGGTCGTTTCAAACTCGGAGCGCAATAAGATGTCCGCCCAGGCGTTGGCCACCGTGATGGGCCCACCGCTGATGCTGCATTCGGCGAGTGCGCAGCCGGGTGCTGACATCGATCACGCTCAGCCGATCGCGGTGCTTAAGTATCTGCTGCAGATCTGGCCGCAGCCGCAGGCGCAGCATCAGCAGATGGCGCAGCACATGGGCGGCGCTGCGGGGGCGATGATGGGCGGCTTGGTCACCGCCGGGAGCATGAGCAATATGGCCGGTGTTGCTTCAG ACAGGTCGGCGCGGCGAGTCAACAGGGCAGCGTGGAAGCAAAGTCAGTGCGTTGCCAGCGGACAGACAGCAACTTCtactgcagcagcaggcgcagctCATGGCGGCGGGCAATCTTCTGCGCTCGTCCACTTCGGTAACCAACATACTCTCCCAAGGCCATCCTCAGCTCTCAGCCACAGCCAACAATCATCTGTATCAATCAGTAGTGGGTCAGTTAGCTCAATCGCATCGAGCCTTGCAACAAGCGGTGCAACAG CCCTATCAATTGGGGGGCTCAGTGGGCTCAGCAATTCCCGACCCATcgccactgccacttccaGGCACACCCTCCCCCGGCAGTAG